Proteins found in one Microbaculum marinisediminis genomic segment:
- a CDS encoding RCC1 domain-containing protein — translation MRISHWFNDIEATVAKVAPGVAVAMLVLAFPVGGALAGATSTSLTGPGIATTYGQKAEFTATVQGGGPGGTVTLKDGSRSVGSAAVTLLPDAAAVSAGFYHSCAVTAAGGVKCWGQNTYGQLGDGTKIDRAAPVAVSGLSSGVVAVVAARLHSCALTAAGGVKCWGAGGLGRLGTGVTSDSLIPVAVDGLTSGVTAIASGSDHTCALTEAGAMKCWGYNSAGQIGDGSTTNRLSPVQVPGLASGVTAITGNYNHTCAIVSGAAKCWGYNFFAQLGDGTTTDRHVPTTVDGLSSGVARISSGYLHGCALTEAGVVKCWGTNGSEQLGDGTNTNRISPVVASVLSDPVTDIFAGGVHTCVLTESGVAKCWGYNEDGSLGDGTGVNSTTPVTVAGFGAGPAAVSAGWYSNCGITRDGSLKCWGYNGESQIGDGTTTTRNAPVVVTGFGPGATRLPGQATIRTGKISAGKRKITARYNGDANNAASMSQELTHLVRKGKTRTKFRVKPRAPSQDAAFRLRISVKAKKPAVGKPAGKVVIKDGKNKLGLAKVRKGKAGVRLRGLSQGPHKLRAVYRGGKNWKSSKATKKVRFR, via the coding sequence GTGCGTATTTCGCATTGGTTCAACGACATTGAAGCGACTGTGGCCAAGGTGGCGCCGGGTGTGGCGGTCGCCATGCTCGTCCTGGCTTTTCCGGTAGGCGGTGCGCTTGCCGGCGCGACGTCCACGAGCCTGACCGGCCCAGGCATTGCCACGACCTACGGCCAGAAGGCGGAGTTCACCGCGACGGTCCAGGGTGGCGGACCGGGTGGAACCGTGACCCTGAAGGACGGCTCCAGGTCCGTCGGCTCTGCGGCCGTCACGCTGCTGCCGGACGCCGCCGCCGTGAGCGCCGGTTTCTACCACTCCTGCGCGGTGACGGCGGCCGGCGGCGTCAAGTGCTGGGGCCAGAACACCTACGGTCAGCTCGGCGATGGTACGAAGATCGACCGCGCGGCGCCGGTGGCGGTCAGCGGGCTGTCCAGCGGGGTTGTCGCCGTCGTGGCGGCGCGCCTGCATTCCTGTGCGCTCACGGCCGCCGGCGGGGTCAAGTGCTGGGGCGCGGGTGGGCTCGGCAGGCTCGGCACCGGGGTGACGTCCGACAGTCTGATTCCTGTCGCGGTCGACGGCCTTACGAGCGGCGTCACTGCCATCGCCAGTGGATCGGACCATACCTGCGCCCTGACCGAGGCCGGCGCGATGAAATGCTGGGGTTACAATTCCGCGGGCCAGATCGGCGACGGATCGACCACCAACCGCCTCTCGCCGGTCCAGGTGCCCGGGCTTGCCAGCGGCGTCACCGCGATAACCGGCAACTACAACCATACCTGCGCGATCGTGTCCGGCGCGGCCAAGTGCTGGGGCTACAATTTCTTCGCCCAGCTCGGCGACGGGACCACCACCGACCGCCACGTCCCGACCACGGTCGACGGACTGTCCAGCGGCGTCGCCCGCATCTCTTCGGGATACCTGCACGGATGCGCGCTGACCGAGGCGGGTGTCGTCAAGTGCTGGGGAACCAACGGCAGCGAGCAACTCGGCGACGGCACGAACACGAACCGGATCAGCCCCGTGGTGGCGTCGGTGCTCTCGGACCCCGTGACGGACATCTTCGCCGGTGGCGTGCACACCTGCGTCCTGACCGAATCCGGCGTGGCCAAGTGCTGGGGCTACAACGAAGACGGCTCGCTTGGCGACGGCACCGGTGTAAACAGCACGACGCCCGTCACGGTTGCCGGTTTCGGCGCCGGTCCGGCGGCCGTCTCGGCTGGCTGGTACAGCAACTGCGGCATCACGCGCGACGGAAGTCTCAAGTGTTGGGGATACAACGGGGAATCCCAGATCGGAGACGGAACGACGACAACCCGGAATGCGCCCGTCGTCGTCACCGGTTTCGGCCCGGGCGCCACACGGCTTCCCGGTCAGGCCACCATCCGGACCGGCAAGATCTCGGCGGGAAAACGAAAAATCACCGCGCGCTACAACGGTGATGCCAACAACGCGGCGAGTATGTCGCAGGAACTGACCCACCTCGTCAGGAAAGGCAAGACGAGGACCAAGTTCAGGGTGAAGCCCAGGGCGCCGAGCCAGGACGCGGCCTTCCGCCTGAGAATATCCGTGAAGGCGAAGAAGCCGGCGGTCGGCAAGCCGGCCGGCAAGGTTGTGATCAAGGATGGCAAGAACAAGCTTGGGCTGGCCAAGGTCCGGAAAGGCAAGGCCGGCGTCAGGCTGCGCGGCCTTTCCCAGGGGCCTCACAAGCTGCGGGCGGTCTACCGGGGCGGCAAGAACTGGAAAAGCAGCAAGGCGACCAAGAAGGTCAGGTTTCGCTGA
- a CDS encoding Ig-like domain repeat protein, producing the protein MLAATAVLPFGTAYAGATSTSLSASSARSAFGQPLTFSAVVTGGGPTGTVTIRKDGRTLGSGILEFLSTASSISTGGTHTCAVTASGGARCWGSNSFGKLGVGPAGDQTTPVPVSGLSSGVAAIAAGTNHTCALTEGGAVLCWGANGFGELGDGTTIDRNVPVAVRGLSGGVKAIAAGGYHSCAVLTTGAVRCWGRNVYGAIGDGTTTDRHGPVAVAGLADIQAVTTGLFHSCAMTDTGAASCWGSNSRGQIGDGTTTDRYRPVPVSGLSSGVADIVAGRGHTCAVTGTGAARCWGYNNMGQIGDGTTTERHAPVLVSGLTSGVTAVTGGDYHSCAVIGNGDARCWGYNGVGNLGDGTIVNRETPVAVSPGASGAVDIVAGSNHTCALTKTGAARCWGYNNAGQIGDGTITDRETPVAVDGYAAAGLLVSAGASFSTSALAAGTYAITARYAGDAGNDASVSSALTQVVDKGRTRTKLRIKPKRPRVGTTARMTVRVKARAPAAGKPVGKVVVKDGRKKLGKFKVRKGKASVRLRGLSAGRHKIKVVYQGNRNWKKSAGRKKLTVR; encoded by the coding sequence ATGCTGGCCGCGACGGCCGTGCTGCCGTTCGGTACAGCGTACGCCGGCGCGACCTCCACGAGCCTGTCCGCGTCTTCGGCCAGAAGCGCGTTCGGGCAGCCCCTGACGTTTAGCGCCGTCGTCACGGGTGGCGGTCCCACCGGGACCGTGACGATCAGGAAGGACGGCCGGACGCTGGGCAGCGGAATCCTCGAATTTCTGAGCACCGCCTCGTCGATCTCGACAGGAGGCACGCATACGTGCGCCGTCACGGCCAGCGGCGGCGCCAGGTGCTGGGGCAGCAACAGCTTTGGAAAGTTGGGCGTGGGGCCAGCGGGCGATCAGACGACGCCGGTGCCCGTCAGCGGGCTCTCCTCCGGTGTCGCCGCCATTGCCGCAGGCACAAATCACACATGCGCGCTCACCGAGGGCGGAGCCGTCCTGTGCTGGGGCGCCAACGGCTTCGGGGAACTGGGCGACGGGACCACGATCGACCGGAACGTTCCGGTTGCCGTCCGCGGGCTTTCGGGCGGCGTCAAGGCGATCGCCGCGGGCGGGTATCACTCCTGCGCCGTGCTGACGACGGGCGCCGTCCGGTGCTGGGGGCGAAACGTCTATGGCGCGATCGGTGACGGCACCACCACGGATCGCCATGGTCCGGTGGCTGTCGCTGGACTTGCCGACATACAGGCGGTCACCACCGGCCTGTTTCATAGCTGCGCCATGACCGATACCGGCGCGGCGAGTTGCTGGGGCAGCAATTCGCGCGGCCAGATCGGGGACGGAACGACGACGGACCGGTATCGGCCCGTGCCGGTCAGCGGCCTGTCGTCGGGTGTCGCGGACATCGTCGCGGGCCGCGGTCATACCTGTGCGGTCACCGGCACCGGCGCAGCGCGGTGCTGGGGGTACAACAACATGGGCCAGATCGGAGACGGTACGACCACCGAGCGCCATGCGCCGGTCCTCGTCAGCGGCCTGACGAGCGGCGTTACGGCCGTTACGGGCGGCGACTATCATTCCTGCGCCGTGATCGGAAACGGGGACGCGCGTTGCTGGGGCTACAACGGCGTCGGGAACCTCGGCGACGGGACGATAGTCAACCGTGAGACGCCCGTTGCGGTCAGCCCGGGCGCCAGCGGTGCCGTGGATATCGTCGCGGGGAGCAATCATACCTGCGCCCTGACGAAGACGGGGGCCGCCCGGTGCTGGGGATACAACAATGCCGGCCAGATCGGCGACGGCACGATCACCGACCGCGAAACGCCTGTCGCTGTCGACGGTTACGCCGCCGCCGGCCTCCTTGTCAGCGCGGGAGCGTCGTTCTCGACATCCGCGCTGGCCGCGGGGACATATGCGATTACCGCCCGCTATGCGGGCGACGCCGGCAACGACGCCAGCGTTTCCTCGGCGCTGACGCAGGTCGTCGACAAGGGCAGGACCCGGACGAAACTCAGGATCAAGCCGAAGAGGCCGAGGGTCGGGACGACCGCGCGCATGACGGTCCGGGTGAAGGCCCGAGCCCCCGCGGCCGGCAAGCCGGTCGGCAAGGTCGTCGTCAAGGACGGCCGCAAGAAACTCGGAAAGTTCAAGGTCCGGAAAGGCAAGGCCAGCGTCAGGCTGCGCGGCCTCAGCGCCGGCAGGCACAAGATCAAGGTCGTCTACCAGGGCAACCGGAACTGGAAGAAGTCCGCCGGAAGGAAAAAACTGACCGTCCGATAG
- a CDS encoding linear amide C-N hydrolase yields the protein MQAIACTRLVYLGAGDTVLTARSMDWKVDVATNLWVFPRGMERNGEAGENSITWTSKYGSVIASGYDISTTDGLNEKGLAANVLWLVESEYPSSESDKPGLTIAAWAQYVLDNFATVAEAVEALESEPFAIVTDAVPGEQRLATLHLSMSDSTGDSAIVEYIDGKQVIHHSRSYQVMTNSPTFDKQLALDDYWNQIGGTVFLPGTNRAADRFARASFYVDAIPKFDDPNMAVAGAMSVIRNVSVPYGISTPDQPNISSTRWRTLSDHARKLYFFESALTPNTFWVDLKQLDLSAETGKVMKLDLGPDQSHTYSGDATGKFQPARPFKFLGK from the coding sequence ATGCAGGCCATCGCCTGTACCCGGCTGGTCTATCTCGGTGCCGGCGACACCGTTCTGACGGCCCGGTCGATGGACTGGAAGGTCGATGTCGCCACCAATCTGTGGGTCTTCCCGCGTGGCATGGAGCGCAACGGCGAAGCTGGCGAAAACTCGATCACCTGGACCTCGAAATACGGCAGCGTCATCGCGTCCGGATACGATATTTCCACGACCGACGGTCTGAACGAGAAGGGCCTGGCGGCGAACGTGCTGTGGCTGGTGGAGTCGGAGTATCCGTCGTCCGAAAGCGACAAGCCTGGCCTGACGATCGCCGCCTGGGCGCAGTACGTGCTCGATAATTTCGCCACCGTGGCCGAGGCGGTCGAGGCGCTGGAGAGCGAGCCGTTCGCCATCGTCACCGACGCCGTGCCCGGCGAGCAGCGGCTCGCCACCCTGCACCTTTCGATGTCGGATTCCACCGGCGACAGCGCCATCGTCGAGTACATCGACGGCAAGCAGGTGATCCACCACAGCCGGTCGTATCAGGTGATGACCAACTCGCCGACCTTCGACAAGCAGCTCGCCCTCGATGATTACTGGAACCAGATCGGCGGCACGGTCTTCCTGCCGGGGACGAACCGGGCCGCGGACCGCTTCGCGCGCGCCTCGTTCTATGTCGACGCGATCCCGAAGTTCGACGATCCGAACATGGCGGTCGCCGGTGCGATGTCCGTCATCCGCAACGTCTCTGTCCCCTACGGCATTTCGACCCCGGATCAGCCGAACATCTCCTCGACCCGCTGGCGCACGCTCTCCGACCATGCGCGCAAGCTCTACTTCTTCGAGTCCGCGCTGACGCCCAACACCTTCTGGGTCGACCTTAAGCAGCTCGATCTCTCCGCGGAGACCGGCAAGGTGATGAAGCTCGATCTCGGCCCGGACCAGAGCCACACCTATTCGGGCGATGCGACCGGGAAGTTCCAGCCGGCACGTCCTTTCAAGTTTCTGGGCAAGTGA
- a CDS encoding transporter substrate-binding domain-containing protein — protein MRKNLISRLFMVVILAGIWIAGSGPLAHAQDTGGTGGGGESADTATGGAPKRVRVGVHLSPPFVMRSADGYTGMAVELWENITKDLNVENDYVSFANVRELVDAAAKGEVDAAVTNLSITRKRAEIIDFTQPWYDGGLRIMVDGQQGAGFRAMVRGLRDAGYLRSYAWIGFVILVATVLLTIFDRRFDKNFPKRWRDGIAESFYTVMQVAMSGRMNRKNLFGWIGRIWSGVWLVIGVAILAYITSTVTSVMTTIALTNQINSVGDLPGKRVGVLHGTTAQDLADEHGVAVQPYSDIDEAVAALLADRIDAIVADGPVLEYYAFTNPEDPVEVVGPIFEPDKYGFGISHNTNLARPVTLEILDAAEEDYVEELREKYFGERS, from the coding sequence GTGCGTAAGAACCTGATCTCGCGTCTGTTCATGGTGGTCATCCTGGCCGGGATTTGGATCGCCGGAAGCGGTCCACTCGCCCATGCGCAGGACACGGGTGGAACAGGCGGCGGCGGTGAATCTGCCGATACCGCGACCGGCGGCGCCCCCAAACGGGTAAGGGTCGGCGTCCACCTGAGTCCGCCATTCGTCATGCGCAGCGCGGACGGCTACACCGGAATGGCCGTCGAGCTGTGGGAAAACATCACCAAGGACCTGAACGTCGAAAACGACTACGTGTCGTTTGCGAACGTCCGTGAGCTGGTCGATGCAGCGGCCAAGGGTGAGGTGGATGCCGCGGTAACCAACCTGTCGATCACGAGGAAGCGCGCGGAGATAATTGATTTCACGCAGCCATGGTACGACGGTGGCCTGCGGATCATGGTCGACGGGCAACAAGGCGCCGGCTTCCGGGCGATGGTCCGCGGGCTCAGGGACGCCGGTTACCTCAGGTCGTACGCCTGGATCGGTTTCGTGATCCTGGTGGCCACGGTCCTGTTGACGATCTTCGACCGGCGATTCGACAAGAACTTTCCGAAACGCTGGCGCGACGGCATCGCTGAGAGCTTCTACACGGTGATGCAGGTTGCGATGTCAGGGCGCATGAACCGCAAGAACCTGTTCGGCTGGATCGGCCGGATCTGGTCGGGCGTGTGGCTCGTCATCGGCGTGGCGATACTCGCCTACATCACCTCGACGGTCACGAGCGTGATGACGACGATCGCCCTGACGAACCAGATCAACAGCGTCGGAGACCTCCCGGGCAAGAGGGTCGGAGTCCTGCACGGAACCACGGCGCAGGATCTCGCCGATGAGCATGGCGTGGCGGTCCAACCCTATTCCGATATTGACGAGGCCGTGGCCGCGCTGCTGGCCGACCGTATCGACGCCATCGTTGCCGATGGTCCGGTGCTGGAATACTACGCCTTCACCAATCCGGAAGACCCGGTCGAGGTCGTGGGCCCGATCTTCGAGCCGGACAAGTACGGATTTGGCATATCGCACAACACGAACCTCGCCAGACCGGTGACGCTCGAAATCCTCGACGCCGCAGAAGAGGACTATGTCGAAGAACTGCGCGAGAAATATTTCGGCGAGCGTTCCTGA
- a CDS encoding glutamate decarboxylase, whose translation MNRHHLLEEQDASNDETYGADELATVLPKSTFPERERNPQRVYAAVRDELMLDGNSRQNLATFCQTWEEPEVHRLMDACIDKNMIDKDEYPQTADLEARCVRMLGDLWNAPDGEGAVGCSTTGSSEAAMLGGLAMKRRWEARRAKEGKPTDKPNLITGPVQICWHKFTRYWDIEHREIPMENGRLLMTPEEVLSRCDENTIGVVPTLGVTFTGEFEPVKAVSDALDKLETETGLDIPIHVDGASGGFLAPFCAPDLMWDFRLPRVRSINASGHKFGLAPLGVGWVLWREEKDLPENMVFWVNYLGGNMRDIALNFSRPGGQIVCQYYNFLRLGREGYRKVHTACYRSATYLADEISKMGPFEVVFDGDMTRGIPAVSWKLKEGNDPGFTLFDLADRLRVRGWQVPAYTLPANCQDQAIQRILVRNGVSLDLCAALMDDMKAALAYFKAHPIHTPLTSDEASGFHH comes from the coding sequence ATGAACCGACATCACCTTCTTGAAGAGCAGGACGCTTCGAACGACGAGACCTACGGTGCCGACGAACTCGCCACGGTGCTTCCGAAATCGACCTTTCCCGAGCGCGAGCGCAATCCGCAGCGCGTCTATGCGGCCGTGCGCGACGAGTTGATGCTCGACGGCAATTCCCGCCAGAACCTGGCCACGTTCTGCCAGACCTGGGAGGAACCCGAGGTCCATCGGCTGATGGACGCATGCATCGACAAGAACATGATCGACAAGGACGAATATCCGCAGACAGCCGACCTGGAGGCGCGGTGCGTGCGGATGCTCGGCGATCTGTGGAACGCCCCGGACGGGGAGGGGGCGGTCGGCTGCTCCACCACCGGGTCCAGCGAAGCCGCCATGCTGGGCGGCCTGGCGATGAAACGCCGGTGGGAGGCGCGCCGCGCAAAGGAAGGCAAGCCCACCGACAAGCCGAACCTGATCACCGGTCCGGTGCAGATCTGCTGGCACAAGTTCACCCGCTACTGGGACATCGAGCATCGCGAGATCCCCATGGAGAACGGGCGGCTGCTGATGACGCCCGAAGAGGTGCTGAGCCGCTGCGACGAGAACACGATCGGCGTCGTTCCGACGTTGGGCGTGACCTTTACGGGCGAATTCGAGCCGGTGAAGGCGGTGAGCGACGCGCTGGACAAGCTCGAAACGGAAACGGGCCTCGACATTCCGATCCATGTTGATGGGGCGAGCGGTGGTTTTCTCGCTCCCTTCTGCGCCCCGGATCTGATGTGGGACTTCCGGCTGCCGCGGGTGCGCTCGATCAACGCGTCCGGCCACAAGTTCGGGCTCGCCCCGCTCGGCGTGGGGTGGGTTCTGTGGCGGGAGGAGAAGGACCTTCCCGAGAACATGGTGTTCTGGGTCAACTATCTCGGCGGGAACATGCGCGATATCGCGCTGAACTTCTCGCGGCCCGGCGGTCAGATCGTCTGCCAGTACTACAATTTCCTCCGGCTCGGCCGCGAGGGATACCGCAAGGTCCATACCGCCTGCTATCGCAGCGCGACGTACCTTGCCGACGAGATTTCGAAGATGGGCCCCTTCGAGGTGGTCTTCGACGGCGACATGACCCGCGGCATCCCGGCGGTCTCCTGGAAGCTGAAGGAGGGCAACGATCCGGGCTTCACGCTGTTCGATCTGGCGGACCGGCTTCGGGTTCGCGGCTGGCAGGTGCCGGCCTACACCCTGCCGGCGAATTGCCAGGACCAGGCGATCCAGCGGATTCTCGTGCGCAACGGCGTCAGCCTCGATCTGTGCGCCGCGCTGATGGACGACATGAAGGCCGCATTGGCCTATTTCAAGGCCCATCCGATCCACACGCCGCTGACCAGCGACGAGGCGAGCGGATTCCACCATTGA
- a CDS encoding TolC family protein codes for MLKIVCARVSRTGGLLLIAGLLAGCMNDSLKEVPVSPTQPWNPEASAVRSGDYSIPANPAVASLEAGIQSGRVYTLPELIDLAQRTNPATRIAWEEARQAALAVGMVEASFLPLITANVIGGEQAVVTPVPNLVGGTDYISTTANGIAPNLALQWLVFDFGQRQALQEAAEHTAYAANVGFNGTHQALIYNVTRSYYLYGAAQGNLAIARQALANSRQLQQAAEARYGNGTGTSIEVAQARQLAAQSNLRLVQAQDSLRDSYQDLLGAVGISPKSTIKIASSAGRGLPRARSLPTDDVIEAALSRRPDVLASYAAVKASQANARAAEADFLPKVYLGAVVATDNTSLQTGNLPKFGAQASTSGVLAGVTIPIYDGGLREANLRRAESTSAAAHARFEQTRDTAVREIVVASDTLRSALEAYVAASELVGAATVTHDAAFEAYRNGVGTITDATAAATGLLDARQARSDAHAAALVAASSLAFSLGAMTSRESPDQALRN; via the coding sequence GTGCTTAAGATCGTCTGTGCCCGAGTATCGCGAACCGGCGGCCTGCTACTGATTGCGGGGCTCCTTGCCGGCTGCATGAACGACAGCCTGAAGGAAGTCCCGGTGTCGCCGACACAGCCGTGGAATCCGGAAGCCTCGGCGGTGCGCAGCGGGGACTACTCCATTCCCGCCAACCCCGCCGTCGCCAGTCTCGAGGCGGGCATCCAGTCCGGTCGGGTGTACACGCTGCCGGAGCTGATCGACCTGGCGCAGCGCACCAATCCGGCGACGCGTATCGCCTGGGAGGAGGCCCGTCAGGCGGCTTTGGCGGTCGGCATGGTCGAGGCCAGCTTCCTGCCGCTCATCACGGCCAATGTCATCGGCGGCGAGCAGGCCGTCGTCACGCCGGTGCCGAACCTTGTGGGCGGCACCGACTACATCAGCACCACCGCCAACGGGATAGCGCCGAACCTCGCGCTGCAATGGCTGGTTTTCGACTTCGGTCAGCGACAGGCCCTGCAGGAAGCCGCCGAACACACCGCCTACGCCGCCAATGTCGGGTTCAACGGCACCCATCAGGCGCTGATCTACAACGTGACGCGAAGCTACTATCTGTACGGGGCGGCGCAGGGCAATCTGGCGATCGCCCGACAGGCCCTGGCGAACAGCCGGCAGCTCCAGCAGGCCGCCGAGGCGCGATACGGAAACGGCACCGGAACGAGTATCGAGGTCGCCCAGGCCAGGCAGCTCGCGGCGCAGTCCAATCTTCGCCTGGTGCAGGCGCAGGACAGCCTGCGCGACAGTTACCAGGACCTGCTCGGCGCCGTGGGCATCTCGCCGAAGTCGACCATCAAGATCGCATCGTCGGCGGGGCGCGGGCTCCCTCGGGCCCGATCGCTGCCGACCGACGACGTGATCGAGGCGGCGCTGTCGCGCAGGCCGGATGTCCTGGCCAGCTATGCCGCCGTCAAGGCCAGCCAGGCCAATGCGCGCGCGGCGGAGGCCGACTTCCTGCCCAAGGTCTATCTCGGCGCCGTGGTCGCCACCGACAACACCAGCCTCCAGACCGGCAACCTGCCGAAGTTCGGGGCCCAGGCGAGCACGTCGGGCGTTCTGGCCGGCGTCACGATCCCGATCTACGACGGCGGTCTCCGGGAGGCCAATCTTCGCCGGGCCGAATCGACGTCGGCGGCGGCGCACGCCCGGTTCGAACAGACCCGCGACACCGCGGTGCGAGAGATCGTGGTCGCCTCCGATACGCTGCGATCGGCGCTCGAGGCCTATGTCGCCGCCAGCGAGCTGGTTGGTGCGGCGACGGTGACACACGATGCCGCGTTCGAGGCCTACCGCAACGGCGTGGGCACGATCACCGACGCGACCGCGGCGGCAACCGGCCTTCTGGACGCGCGACAGGCCCGGTCGGACGCGCACGCCGCGGCGCTCGTGGCGGCGTCGTCGCTGGCCTTTTCCCTCGGTGCGATGACATCGCGCGAATCTCCCGATCAGGCGTTGCGGAATTGA
- a CDS encoding helix-turn-helix transcriptional regulator produces MNEQGNEGPPLRGSVSSAVFPKHNRLNSWREIFGRQFLRLDIDPLDDGPFHYHARYTALPGLTISAGNVSAIECKRTPELIQDNNDDLVLLTPRRGSMLIRERGMEAVIGPGDAIVRRSSEVGHTRSTSGEFLTVAIPYTAMASRVLDIDRLGFAVIPRENATLRLLRGHLDMLLDGTLGPASTEGDESVLAMAARHVHEVAGLLLDTSRDNWARMSGRDGGLHAARLAAIRADVARHATDPEYSIADVARQHGISPGYIRKLLASQGERFSDLLRTERLERAYRLLADPGNDRVTITDIAYHCGFSDVSYFNRCFRQRYAATPGEVRSARGLLRD; encoded by the coding sequence TTGAACGAACAGGGCAACGAGGGGCCACCTTTACGCGGATCCGTATCGTCGGCGGTCTTTCCGAAGCACAACCGCCTCAACAGCTGGCGCGAGATATTCGGCCGGCAGTTCCTCAGGCTCGATATCGATCCGCTCGACGACGGTCCGTTTCATTACCACGCCCGCTACACGGCACTTCCCGGCCTCACCATCTCGGCGGGCAACGTCAGCGCGATCGAATGCAAGCGGACGCCCGAACTGATCCAGGACAACAACGACGACCTCGTCCTGCTGACCCCCAGGCGCGGATCGATGCTGATCCGCGAGCGCGGCATGGAGGCGGTGATCGGGCCAGGCGACGCGATCGTGCGGCGCTCGTCCGAGGTCGGGCATACCCGCTCGACGAGCGGCGAGTTTCTCACGGTGGCCATTCCGTATACCGCCATGGCGTCGCGAGTTCTCGACATCGATCGTCTCGGCTTCGCCGTCATCCCCAGGGAAAACGCGACGTTGCGGCTGCTTCGAGGCCACCTGGACATGCTTCTGGACGGTACGCTCGGGCCGGCATCGACCGAGGGCGACGAGTCCGTTCTGGCGATGGCCGCCCGGCACGTTCACGAGGTCGCCGGCCTCCTTCTGGATACGTCCCGGGACAACTGGGCGCGCATGTCCGGACGGGATGGCGGGCTGCACGCGGCGCGGCTCGCCGCGATCAGGGCCGATGTTGCCCGGCACGCGACCGACCCGGAGTATTCCATCGCCGATGTGGCGCGGCAGCACGGCATATCGCCGGGCTACATCCGCAAATTGCTCGCCTCACAAGGCGAACGCTTCTCCGACCTTCTTCGGACCGAGCGGCTCGAGCGCGCCTACCGGCTGCTCGCCGATCCAGGCAACGATCGCGTCACCATCACCGACATCGCCTATCACTGCGGCTTCAGCGACGTGTCCTATTTCAATCGCTGCTTCCGTCAGCGCTACGCGGCAACGCCCGGCGAAGTGCGAAGTGCGCGCGGCCTCCTTCGCGATTGA
- a CDS encoding linear amide C-N hydrolase, whose product MCTSLTYRDAADNVYFGRTLELTVDLPYQIAYFPAGAAFTSQAEGHPALTYTSAHGFLAVTMPDRVPTADAPIGIGDLKVLEGLNDKGLTFSLLSYPAAGGTQQAVDKTRAVLSASDLGTWALAQFATVQDVKAALADQPVLLEALAILGGVESPFHYVVHDASGASIVIEFNRGAMTVHDNPVGVMTNGPEFGWHLTNLDNYTFLTNVDKTSATFGTYKATQPDSGIATAGLPASNTSVGRFVRAAYYAQFTEKAATPDQAVQTLAHVMNNFDRPRGVTIDYPDGSGSHLEVAGLDQGGKAAYATEFTSWTNLSDLARTLFFVRDYRSLNFSRFDLKSLAGLKQPKVLPLDRLGGAEAEATDLLMGA is encoded by the coding sequence ATGTGCACCTCCCTTACCTATAGAGACGCGGCCGACAACGTCTATTTTGGCCGTACGCTCGAGTTGACGGTCGATCTGCCCTATCAGATCGCCTACTTTCCCGCCGGCGCCGCGTTCACGTCGCAGGCCGAGGGGCATCCCGCGCTGACCTACACCTCCGCGCACGGCTTTCTGGCGGTGACGATGCCCGATCGCGTGCCGACGGCCGACGCGCCGATCGGCATCGGCGACCTCAAGGTTCTCGAAGGGCTCAATGACAAGGGGCTGACATTCAGCCTGCTGTCCTATCCGGCGGCGGGCGGCACCCAGCAGGCGGTCGACAAGACGCGGGCCGTTCTGTCGGCGTCCGATCTCGGCACCTGGGCGCTGGCGCAATTCGCCACGGTGCAGGACGTGAAGGCCGCGCTCGCCGATCAGCCGGTCCTGCTCGAAGCGCTGGCCATCCTCGGCGGCGTGGAATCCCCGTTCCACTACGTCGTGCACGACGCGTCCGGCGCGTCGATCGTCATCGAGTTCAACCGGGGCGCAATGACGGTGCACGACAATCCGGTCGGCGTCATGACCAACGGCCCGGAGTTCGGCTGGCACCTGACCAATCTCGACAACTACACGTTCCTCACGAATGTCGACAAAACGAGCGCGACCTTCGGGACCTACAAGGCCACTCAGCCGGATTCCGGCATCGCGACCGCGGGACTGCCCGCGTCCAATACGTCTGTCGGACGGTTCGTCCGCGCCGCGTATTACGCCCAGTTCACCGAGAAGGCGGCGACGCCCGACCAGGCTGTGCAGACGCTGGCCCACGTGATGAACAATTTCGACCGGCCGCGGGGCGTCACCATCGACTATCCCGACGGGAGCGGCTCGCATCTTGAGGTGGCCGGGCTGGACCAGGGCGGCAAGGCCGCCTATGCGACCGAGTTTACCTCGTGGACCAATCTCTCGGACCTTGCCCGCACGCTCTTCTTCGTGCGCGACTACCGGAGCCTGAACTTCTCCCGGTTCGACCTGAAGTCGCTCGCCGGGCTGAAACAGCCCAAGGTGCTTCCGCTCGATCGTCTGGGCGGAGCAGAGGCCGAGGCCACCGACCTCCTGATGGGCGCCTGA